The Leifsonia williamsii genome includes a region encoding these proteins:
- a CDS encoding helix-turn-helix domain-containing protein, with translation MVDELRQLGGRLRAARQAQGLTLQDLADGAGMSVSTLSRLESGKRQASLELLIPVTRRLGLRIDDLLRPQTADPRVRRAVIRREGMIIAPLTPENSPVATYRITYPVHPETPALKVHDGYEWLYVLSGRLRLLLGEQDLVLGQGEAAEFDTRTPHAMSAAGDEPAQVISIFNETGARMHTHTAD, from the coding sequence ATGGTGGATGAGCTGCGTCAGCTCGGCGGCCGGCTGCGAGCGGCCCGCCAGGCACAGGGGCTCACGCTGCAGGACCTCGCCGACGGCGCGGGGATGTCGGTCAGCACGCTCTCGCGGCTGGAGTCGGGCAAGCGCCAGGCGAGCCTCGAGCTGCTGATCCCGGTGACGCGACGGCTCGGCCTGCGGATCGACGACCTGCTGCGGCCGCAGACGGCCGACCCGCGGGTGCGGCGCGCGGTCATCCGGCGCGAGGGAATGATCATCGCCCCGCTGACACCGGAGAACTCGCCCGTCGCCACCTACAGGATCACGTATCCGGTCCACCCGGAGACGCCGGCCCTCAAGGTGCACGACGGCTACGAATGGCTCTACGTGCTCAGCGGCCGGCTGCGCCTCCTCCTCGGCGAGCAGGACCTCGTGCTCGGGCAGGGGGAGGCGGCGGAATTCGACACCCGCACCCCGCATGCGATGAGCGCCGCCGGCGACGAGCCCGCCCAGGTCATCAGCATCTTCAACGAGACCGGCGCGCGGATGCACACGCATACGGCCGACTGA
- a CDS encoding S1C family serine protease yields MNDMDDAVAGGGEARGSEARDAEGFEPVALDPAALDAAALDDAALDAYSAAVVRVAASVLPSVAAVTVRTRSGAGAGSASVISADGHLLTSAHVVAGATAVELAFSDGSSTGAEVLGADPLSDLAVLRAVDPTPGPVPLGDAARLRVGQLVVALGNPLGLAGSVTAGIVSALGRSLPTSSGRVIDEVIQTYAALNPGNSGGVLADSAGRMVGVNTAVAGVGLGLAVPINATTLEIVEALTAAGRVRRAWLGVAGTKVRLAPEAAAKVGAPMGIQVVSVVPGSPAAEAGTRPGDVVVSLDGSHVTDPTALQRLMVERAIGRRMELTLWRNGALVDVVVEPRELVG; encoded by the coding sequence ATGAACGATATGGACGACGCGGTCGCGGGCGGCGGAGAGGCGCGGGGCAGCGAGGCGCGCGATGCCGAGGGGTTCGAACCCGTTGCGCTGGACCCCGCCGCCCTCGACGCCGCTGCACTCGACGACGCTGCACTCGACGCATACTCCGCCGCCGTCGTACGGGTCGCGGCCTCGGTGCTGCCGTCGGTCGCGGCCGTGACGGTGCGCACGCGCAGCGGGGCCGGAGCGGGCAGCGCCTCCGTGATCAGCGCCGACGGCCACCTGCTCACCAGTGCGCACGTGGTCGCCGGGGCCACGGCCGTCGAGCTCGCCTTCTCGGACGGCAGCTCGACCGGCGCGGAGGTGCTGGGCGCCGATCCGCTCTCCGACCTGGCGGTGCTGCGCGCGGTCGACCCGACGCCGGGGCCGGTACCGCTGGGCGACGCGGCGCGGCTCCGGGTCGGGCAGCTCGTGGTCGCGCTCGGCAACCCGCTGGGCCTCGCCGGGAGCGTCACCGCGGGGATCGTGTCGGCGCTCGGCCGCTCGCTCCCCACCTCCTCCGGCCGGGTCATCGACGAGGTGATCCAGACCTACGCGGCCCTCAACCCCGGCAACAGCGGCGGCGTGCTGGCCGACAGCGCGGGCCGCATGGTCGGGGTCAACACCGCCGTCGCGGGCGTCGGCCTGGGGCTCGCGGTGCCGATCAACGCCACCACGCTGGAGATCGTGGAGGCGCTCACGGCCGCCGGGCGCGTCCGCCGCGCCTGGCTGGGGGTGGCGGGCACGAAGGTCCGGCTCGCCCCCGAAGCGGCGGCCAAGGTCGGCGCGCCGATGGGCATCCAGGTCGTCTCCGTGGTGCCGGGCAGCCCCGCCGCCGAGGCCGGCACGCGCCCGGGCGACGTCGTCGTGTCGCTCGACGGCAGCCACGTCACCGATCCGACCGCGCTGCAGCGGCTCATGGTCGAGCGTGCGATCGGCCGCCGGATGGAGCTGACACTCTGGCGCAACGGCGCCCTCGTCGACGTGGTGGTGGAGCCGCGGGAGCTGGTGGGCTGA
- a CDS encoding sodium:proton exchanger, whose product MSTAPTTSQSSHRTSPRGGRPFRRLVLPLGVVALVAAQGVALRLSGVEPEPLVGILMFGLAIVAAAFALAWAGEAAEVDISGGLAVGLLAIIAILPEYAIDLYFAFSAGSDPSQAPYAAANMTGSNRLLLGFGWPFILLVAFLVFRASRARRRPLDPGIERRPFAVRLPEDNRVELGLLLIASLLTLLIPLTGGIHVMLGVVLLALFAYYLWRAARGESKEPELVGVPQAIGALPTVARRVTVIVIFALSAVVILLLAEPFAHSLIAGGRAAGIDDFLLVQWLAPLASEAPEFVIAIVFAARGRAAMAVGILLASKVNQWTALVGTLPIAHALGGGGWMLPLDGRQTEEFVLTAAQTLLGVSMLLGLRFSGRWAVALFVLFAATFVFSSTEARWLVSGVYAVLAVVLLLARRRAVVPTIGAPFRRPVTHGRG is encoded by the coding sequence ATGTCCACAGCACCCACCACGAGCCAGAGCAGTCACCGCACCTCGCCGCGAGGAGGCCGGCCGTTCCGGCGGCTCGTCCTCCCGCTCGGCGTCGTCGCACTCGTCGCCGCGCAGGGCGTCGCCCTGCGGCTGAGCGGCGTCGAGCCCGAGCCGCTCGTCGGCATCCTGATGTTCGGGCTCGCCATCGTCGCCGCCGCCTTCGCGCTGGCGTGGGCCGGGGAGGCGGCCGAGGTCGACATCTCCGGCGGGCTGGCCGTCGGGCTGCTCGCGATCATCGCGATCCTGCCCGAGTACGCGATCGACCTGTACTTCGCCTTCAGCGCCGGGTCCGATCCGAGCCAGGCGCCGTACGCCGCCGCCAACATGACCGGCTCGAACCGGCTGCTGCTGGGGTTCGGCTGGCCGTTCATCCTGCTGGTCGCGTTCCTCGTGTTCCGCGCCTCCCGCGCACGCCGCCGCCCCCTCGACCCCGGCATCGAGCGCCGGCCGTTCGCGGTGCGCCTGCCCGAGGACAACCGGGTGGAGCTGGGACTGCTGCTGATCGCCTCCCTGCTGACGCTGCTCATCCCGCTGACCGGCGGCATCCACGTGATGCTCGGCGTTGTGCTGCTCGCGCTCTTCGCGTACTACCTCTGGCGAGCGGCTCGCGGCGAGAGCAAGGAGCCGGAGCTCGTCGGGGTTCCGCAGGCGATCGGCGCGCTCCCCACCGTGGCAAGGCGGGTCACGGTCATCGTGATCTTCGCGCTGTCGGCGGTCGTCATCCTGCTGCTCGCCGAGCCCTTCGCGCACAGCCTGATCGCCGGGGGACGGGCGGCCGGGATCGACGACTTCCTGCTCGTGCAGTGGCTCGCGCCGCTGGCCTCCGAGGCGCCGGAGTTCGTCATCGCGATCGTCTTCGCGGCGCGCGGCAGGGCGGCGATGGCCGTCGGCATCCTGCTCGCCAGCAAGGTGAACCAGTGGACGGCGCTGGTCGGCACCCTCCCGATCGCCCACGCGCTCGGCGGCGGCGGGTGGATGCTGCCGCTCGACGGACGCCAGACCGAGGAGTTCGTGCTCACCGCCGCGCAGACGCTGCTCGGCGTCTCGATGCTGCTCGGCCTGCGGTTCAGCGGCCGCTGGGCGGTGGCGCTGTTCGTGCTGTTCGCGGCGACGTTCGTCTTCTCGTCGACGGAGGCGCGCTGGCTCGTGTCGGGCGTGTACGCGGTGCTGGCGGTCGTGCTGCTGCTGGCGCGGCGACGGGCGGTCGTGCCGACGATCGGCGCGCCCTTCCGGCGGCCGGTGACGCACGGCCGGGGGTGA
- the treS gene encoding maltose alpha-D-glucosyltransferase: protein MADALEVEGQVPESEEDDEQDAPEITYDEQLYPARPRRLRPRANLRSGTLRRSFSDPRAANGLNPAYVEWLVRQSMLKDADVLSRQLSGSPSMWRNPYARPDARRAVSTSDVWFTAYPISLITRPGESFLNALADPELWSAFEAIGINGVHTGPVKRAGGIRGWQETPSVDGHFDRIGTQIDPIFGDEETFRRMTDVAEEHGGVVIDDIVPGHTGKGADFRLAEMAYKDYPGIYHMVEIPPEEWHLLPTVPEHRDSVNLDADTEAALAARGYIIGELQRVIFFAPGVKETNWSVTAPVVGVDGVTRRWVYLHYFKEGQPSVNWLDPTFSGMRLVIGDALHSLGDLGTSALRLDANGFLGVEKSAEGLPAWSEGHPLSHAANHVIAGMVRKVGGFTFQELNLTVEDIRDTGAVGADLSYDFINRPAYHHALATGDTEFLRLTLRTSLELGVEPVSLVHGLQNHDELTYELVHWATLHRDDIYPFRYQEITGGELAEIIRADLTDALTAPTADYNLVFTTNGIACTTASLIAATRGHATLDSITEADVPAIRDAHLLLAAFNAWQPGVFALSGWDLLGALTLPQEEVAELIAEGDTRWVERGAHDLLGLAPEAERSASGMPRARSLYGPLPEQLKDADSFASRLGELLRIRSRSGIASARQVDVPDVAHPGLLVLVHELETLDDYGLPQVQLTVLNMSSEDVDGTVRSDALPKGAAVVDAADDQEIGTVDNLRSFPLSIGAYGAKFFVLRRAAEEVAGA, encoded by the coding sequence GTGGCGGATGCGCTCGAGGTGGAGGGGCAGGTGCCGGAGTCCGAGGAGGACGACGAGCAGGACGCCCCCGAGATCACCTACGACGAGCAGCTGTACCCGGCCCGGCCGCGCCGTCTGCGGCCGCGCGCGAACCTCCGCAGCGGCACCCTGCGGCGCAGCTTCTCCGACCCTCGTGCGGCGAACGGGCTGAACCCGGCGTACGTGGAGTGGCTGGTGCGGCAGTCCATGCTCAAGGACGCCGACGTGCTCAGCCGGCAGCTGTCCGGGTCGCCGAGCATGTGGCGCAACCCGTACGCGCGGCCGGACGCCCGGCGCGCGGTGTCGACCTCCGACGTGTGGTTCACCGCGTACCCGATCTCGCTCATCACGCGGCCCGGCGAGTCGTTCCTGAACGCGCTCGCCGATCCCGAGCTGTGGAGCGCGTTCGAGGCGATCGGCATCAACGGCGTGCACACCGGGCCGGTGAAGCGGGCCGGCGGCATCCGCGGCTGGCAGGAGACGCCGAGCGTCGACGGGCACTTCGACCGGATCGGCACGCAGATCGACCCGATCTTCGGCGACGAGGAGACCTTCCGCCGGATGACCGATGTCGCCGAGGAGCACGGCGGCGTCGTCATCGACGACATCGTGCCGGGTCACACCGGCAAGGGAGCCGACTTCCGGCTGGCCGAGATGGCGTACAAGGACTACCCGGGCATCTACCACATGGTCGAGATCCCGCCCGAGGAGTGGCACCTCCTGCCGACGGTCCCCGAGCACCGCGACTCCGTCAACCTCGACGCCGACACCGAGGCCGCGCTCGCGGCCCGCGGCTACATCATCGGCGAGCTGCAGCGCGTCATCTTCTTCGCGCCCGGCGTCAAGGAGACCAACTGGAGCGTCACCGCGCCGGTCGTGGGGGTCGACGGCGTCACGCGGCGCTGGGTGTACCTCCACTACTTCAAGGAGGGGCAGCCCTCGGTCAACTGGCTCGACCCGACGTTCTCGGGGATGCGGCTGGTGATCGGCGACGCCCTCCACTCGCTCGGCGACCTGGGCACGAGCGCCCTGCGGCTCGACGCCAACGGGTTCCTCGGCGTCGAGAAGAGCGCGGAGGGGCTGCCCGCCTGGTCGGAGGGGCACCCGCTCTCGCACGCGGCCAACCACGTCATCGCGGGCATGGTGCGCAAGGTCGGCGGCTTCACCTTCCAGGAGCTCAACCTGACCGTGGAGGACATCCGCGACACGGGCGCTGTCGGCGCCGACCTGTCGTACGACTTCATCAACCGGCCGGCGTACCACCACGCGCTCGCGACCGGCGACACGGAGTTCCTGCGGCTGACGCTGCGCACCTCCCTCGAGCTGGGGGTCGAGCCGGTCAGCCTCGTGCACGGGCTGCAGAATCACGACGAGCTCACCTACGAGCTGGTGCACTGGGCGACCCTGCACCGGGACGACATCTACCCGTTCCGGTACCAGGAGATCACCGGAGGCGAGCTCGCCGAGATCATCCGGGCCGACCTCACCGATGCGCTCACCGCGCCGACGGCCGACTACAACCTCGTGTTCACGACGAACGGGATCGCCTGCACCACGGCCTCCCTCATCGCGGCGACCCGCGGCCACGCGACCCTCGACTCGATCACCGAGGCCGACGTTCCGGCGATCCGGGACGCGCACCTGCTGCTCGCGGCCTTCAACGCGTGGCAGCCGGGCGTGTTCGCGCTGTCCGGGTGGGACCTGCTCGGCGCTCTGACCCTGCCGCAGGAGGAGGTCGCCGAGCTGATCGCCGAGGGCGACACCCGCTGGGTCGAGCGCGGCGCGCACGACCTGCTCGGCCTCGCGCCGGAGGCGGAGCGCTCGGCGTCCGGGATGCCGCGCGCCCGCTCCCTGTACGGTCCGCTGCCCGAGCAGCTGAAGGACGCCGACTCGTTCGCGAGCCGGCTGGGCGAGCTGCTGCGCATCCGCTCCCGCTCCGGTATCGCGAGCGCGCGCCAGGTCGACGTGCCCGACGTGGCGCACCCGGGCCTCCTCGTCCTGGTGCACGAGCTCGAGACGCTCGACGACTACGGCCTGCCGCAGGTGCAGCTGACCGTGCTCAACATGAGCTCCGAGGATGTCGACGGCACCGTCCGCTCCGACGCCCTGCCCAAGGGCGCCGCGGTCGTCGACGCCGCCGACGACCAGGAGATCGGGACCGTGGACAACCTCCGCAGCTTCCCCCTCAGCATCGGTGCCTACGGCGCGAAGTTCTTCGTGCTGCGGCGGGCGGCGGAGGAGGTCGCGGGGGCCTGA
- a CDS encoding xylulokinase, with protein sequence MTAHPDGLVVGVDAGTTALKVLVVDAATGRPVADAVREYPTRSPEPGAHEQDPADWWEAAVAALRSALDGLDASAVRAVGMSGHMHSLLLIGADDEPVAPAMTWADRRVAEQTRRLGGDPAFRRHTGNDVVDAFTAPKLAWFAERHPDALARARRLVLAKDYLRFRLTGRWATDRTDAAGTLLYDVTTREWRRELWETVGADPALAPEVLRPEEMAGAITTAAAAATGLVMGTPVIAGAGDVPAVVLGSGVVASDQISVNVGTAAQIMGLSPLPDPGAGFVFLSATGESFVTMASLYAAGASIRWAERTLLAGSPIGDAVIQAPAGSAGLTYLPFMFGSTVPIKNDRARAAFIGQEERHGSAHLARAVLEGVAFACADAVKAVVDVVGTPRELRIVGGVTRSAEWCRTFAAAVGPEVDVVRVEGGSARGAVALAAVGAGLWTLGDVSAAAEPPIRPADDVEAAEIVAAYARYREACDRLLR encoded by the coding sequence GTGACCGCTCACCCTGACGGCCTCGTCGTGGGCGTCGACGCCGGCACCACCGCTCTGAAGGTGCTGGTCGTCGACGCCGCGACGGGGCGTCCGGTCGCCGACGCGGTGCGCGAGTACCCCACCCGGTCTCCCGAGCCGGGCGCCCACGAGCAGGACCCCGCGGACTGGTGGGAGGCGGCGGTCGCGGCACTGCGCTCGGCGCTCGATGGGCTCGACGCGTCGGCCGTCCGGGCCGTCGGGATGTCGGGTCACATGCACTCCCTCCTCCTGATCGGAGCGGACGACGAGCCGGTCGCGCCGGCCATGACCTGGGCCGATCGCCGTGTCGCCGAGCAGACGCGGCGACTCGGCGGTGACCCGGCGTTCCGCCGGCACACGGGCAACGACGTGGTCGACGCGTTCACCGCCCCCAAGCTCGCCTGGTTCGCCGAGCGTCACCCGGACGCGCTCGCCCGCGCGCGGCGCCTCGTGCTGGCGAAGGACTACCTCCGCTTCCGCTTGACCGGCCGGTGGGCGACCGACCGGACGGACGCGGCGGGCACCCTGCTGTACGACGTGACCACGCGCGAGTGGCGGCGCGAGCTGTGGGAGACCGTCGGGGCCGACCCCGCCCTCGCTCCCGAGGTGCTGCGACCGGAGGAGATGGCCGGCGCTATCACGACTGCTGCTGCCGCCGCCACCGGTCTTGTCATGGGCACACCCGTGATCGCGGGCGCCGGCGACGTGCCGGCGGTCGTGCTGGGCTCCGGGGTCGTCGCCTCCGACCAGATCAGCGTGAACGTGGGCACGGCGGCCCAAATCATGGGCCTCTCGCCGCTCCCGGACCCGGGCGCCGGGTTCGTCTTCCTCTCGGCCACCGGCGAGAGCTTCGTCACGATGGCCTCGCTCTATGCCGCCGGCGCGAGCATCCGGTGGGCGGAGCGCACGCTGCTGGCCGGCTCCCCGATCGGTGATGCCGTCATCCAGGCTCCAGCGGGGAGCGCGGGACTGACGTATCTGCCGTTCATGTTCGGCTCCACGGTCCCGATCAAGAACGATCGCGCTCGGGCCGCCTTCATCGGCCAGGAGGAGCGGCACGGCTCAGCGCACCTCGCCCGGGCGGTGCTCGAGGGGGTCGCCTTCGCCTGCGCCGATGCAGTGAAGGCGGTCGTGGACGTGGTCGGCACCCCGCGTGAGCTGCGCATCGTCGGCGGGGTCACGCGCTCGGCGGAGTGGTGCCGCACCTTCGCAGCGGCCGTCGGTCCGGAGGTCGACGTCGTCCGGGTCGAGGGAGGCTCTGCACGCGGGGCGGTGGCGCTGGCCGCCGTCGGGGCGGGCCTCTGGACGCTCGGCGACGTGTCGGCGGCGGCAGAGCCGCCGATCCGGCCGGCAGACGACGTCGAGGCTGCGGAGATCGTGGCCGCGTACGCCCGCTACCGCGAGGCCTGCGACCGCCTCCTGCGGTAG
- a CDS encoding sugar phosphate isomerase/epimerase family protein: protein MKISFEVWPNMPWGRLEAAGPAWNSWGDLTSAETATKVADYGYDAVDFLLGHLKNGPQAEYQQRLADTKAAAEAAGIEVGYVANHTTFVSPREYDRERGIASFKEALDAAKALGAKSACTLLGDGYYDPPLNVLMTRKEAWRQAKEAITEVCDYAATLDLNVSIELLQGTILNKVESVERMFDEIGASNLRMTMDTGAFYVAVKPFMTVPQGIKRLAKYIDIVQIKDEVGLPTIVNTNHIWFGGGLVDFRETFDTLAEIDFDGFVSVEWEGWQVGGPIGVGEPAGIGLSNFDRVAEESLDFLREYGFTTQRERAA, encoded by the coding sequence ATGAAGATCAGCTTCGAAGTCTGGCCGAACATGCCGTGGGGCCGCCTGGAGGCCGCCGGTCCGGCCTGGAACTCCTGGGGCGACCTGACCTCGGCCGAGACGGCGACCAAGGTGGCCGACTACGGGTACGACGCCGTCGACTTCCTGCTCGGCCACCTGAAGAACGGCCCGCAGGCCGAGTACCAACAGCGCCTGGCCGACACCAAGGCGGCGGCGGAGGCGGCCGGCATCGAGGTGGGCTACGTCGCGAACCACACGACGTTCGTCAGCCCGCGCGAGTACGACCGCGAGCGCGGCATCGCCTCGTTCAAGGAGGCCCTCGACGCCGCAAAGGCCCTCGGCGCGAAGTCCGCCTGCACGCTGCTCGGCGACGGCTACTACGACCCGCCCCTCAACGTTCTGATGACTCGCAAGGAGGCGTGGCGCCAGGCCAAGGAGGCCATCACCGAGGTCTGCGACTACGCGGCGACGCTCGACCTCAACGTCAGCATCGAGCTGCTGCAGGGCACCATCCTCAACAAGGTGGAGTCGGTGGAGCGGATGTTCGACGAGATCGGCGCCTCCAACCTCCGCATGACCATGGACACCGGCGCCTTCTACGTCGCCGTCAAGCCGTTCATGACCGTGCCGCAGGGCATCAAGCGCCTCGCGAAGTACATCGACATCGTGCAGATCAAGGACGAGGTCGGCCTCCCCACGATCGTGAACACCAACCACATCTGGTTCGGCGGCGGCCTCGTCGACTTCCGCGAGACGTTCGACACCCTGGCCGAGATCGACTTCGACGGCTTCGTGAGCGTCGAGTGGGAGGGCTGGCAGGTCGGCGGCCCGATCGGGGTCGGCGAGCCGGCCGGCATCGGCCTGTCGAACTTCGACCGGGTCGCGGAGGAGTCGCTCGACTTCCTGCGCGAGTACGGCTTCACAACCCAGCGCGAGCGGGCCGCCTGA
- a CDS encoding SIS domain-containing protein: MTVITESTSTSEVYLSRVQEVLAEAAQAELPAVLRAAKTVADTFDRDGILYVFGSGHSHVFAEEAFYRAGGSARISPILQDDYMLHVSAQRSTELERQEGHAEDILGHYPIRSGVDAMLVVSNSGSNALPIEVALAAKRRDLPVIAITSVAYARSTSAPGRRLHDVADIVLDNHCPPGDALVSIAPGLPKAGPGSSAVGIALLNAVIVEALALQSEGGAQPDIYLSAGMPGAAEHNRALADRFRDRIPHI, translated from the coding sequence GTGACCGTCATCACCGAGTCCACCAGCACGTCCGAGGTGTATCTGAGCCGCGTCCAGGAGGTGCTCGCCGAGGCCGCGCAGGCCGAGCTGCCGGCCGTCCTGCGCGCGGCGAAGACGGTGGCCGACACGTTCGACCGCGACGGCATCCTGTACGTCTTCGGCAGCGGCCACTCGCACGTGTTCGCCGAGGAGGCGTTCTACCGGGCGGGAGGGTCGGCGCGCATCTCGCCCATCCTGCAGGACGACTACATGCTGCACGTGAGCGCCCAGCGCAGCACCGAGCTGGAGCGCCAGGAGGGGCACGCGGAGGACATCCTCGGCCACTATCCGATCCGCTCGGGCGTCGACGCGATGCTGGTCGTCTCCAACTCGGGCTCGAACGCCCTGCCGATCGAGGTCGCGCTGGCGGCCAAGCGTCGGGACCTCCCGGTCATCGCGATCACGTCCGTGGCGTACGCACGCTCGACCAGCGCGCCGGGGCGACGCCTCCACGACGTGGCCGACATCGTGCTCGACAACCACTGCCCACCCGGAGACGCGCTCGTCTCCATCGCGCCGGGCCTGCCCAAGGCCGGGCCGGGCTCCAGCGCCGTCGGCATCGCCCTGCTGAACGCCGTGATCGTGGAGGCGCTCGCCCTGCAGTCCGAGGGCGGAGCGCAGCCCGACATCTACCTCAGTGCCGGGATGCCCGGCGCGGCCGAGCACAACAGGGCGCTGGCCGACCGGTTCCGCGACCGCATCCCGCACATCTAG
- a CDS encoding carbohydrate ABC transporter permease, with the protein MRATLRLNRLPALLAMIVLTILVLGPLYWVLSSAFKGRQEILQAVPTWFPQSFTLSNFEQLFLTTDYGVYLRNSIIVGVATTVVTLIVSLAAAYGLYRLQVPGSGKIAGIVLVSYMIPGTLLIVPLYKTLAGLGLIDSYAGLVLVNVAFTAPFCTWLLRGFIHSIPAELDEAASIDGAGPLRTMVQVVLPLMAPGVATVAVYSFVYSWTEFVFASQFIVSDTLKTLPIGLSALVGQYTVNWGLVMAGTVSTLIPTVVLFLFVGRYFVGGLIAGATK; encoded by the coding sequence ATGAGGGCCACGCTGCGCCTGAACCGCCTCCCCGCGCTGTTGGCGATGATCGTGCTGACGATCCTCGTCCTCGGGCCGCTCTACTGGGTGCTGAGCTCGGCGTTCAAGGGCAGGCAGGAGATCCTGCAGGCCGTGCCGACCTGGTTCCCGCAGTCGTTCACGCTGTCGAACTTCGAGCAGCTCTTCTTGACCACCGACTACGGCGTCTACCTGCGCAACAGCATCATCGTCGGCGTCGCCACCACGGTCGTGACGCTGATCGTGTCGCTCGCCGCGGCGTACGGGCTGTACCGGCTGCAGGTGCCGGGCAGCGGCAAGATCGCCGGCATCGTGCTCGTGTCGTACATGATCCCGGGGACGCTGCTCATCGTCCCGCTCTACAAGACGCTCGCCGGTCTCGGCCTGATCGACAGCTACGCCGGGCTCGTGCTGGTGAACGTCGCCTTCACGGCGCCGTTCTGTACGTGGCTGCTGCGCGGCTTCATCCACTCCATCCCGGCCGAGCTCGACGAGGCCGCGTCGATCGACGGCGCGGGGCCGCTCCGCACGATGGTGCAGGTCGTCCTGCCGCTCATGGCGCCGGGCGTCGCCACCGTCGCGGTGTACTCGTTCGTGTACTCGTGGACGGAGTTCGTCTTCGCCTCGCAGTTCATCGTCAGCGACACGCTCAAGACGCTGCCCATCGGGCTCAGCGCCCTCGTCGGCCAGTACACGGTCAACTGGGGCCTGGTCATGGCGGGCACCGTCTCCACGCTGATCCCGACCGTGGTGCTGTTCCTGTTCGTCGGCCGCTACTTCGTGGGCGGCCTGATCGCGGGAGCCACCAAGTGA